A segment of the Trifolium pratense cultivar HEN17-A07 linkage group LG7, ARS_RC_1.1, whole genome shotgun sequence genome:
GATTCGAATCCCGATAGTTTCACTTATCCACGAATCAAATTTCTAGCCATTAAAATACTTGAAAAAAAGAACTACTTTCTCCGTTCCttattacttgtcgttttaaaaaaaaattattggtgaatttttttggtaagaaattattggtgaattaaaataagagtataataaaataatatactttttttattattatgtttttctttctaaaacgacaagtaaaaagGAGAACATTATAATCTACCGTCAATATCTTAGGTTCGACATCCAATTCTCTCACTATTCCCAATTCTCTCACTATTAAACTAAATCTAGTGGGTTAAAAGAGAAATTAagttcttgacaaaaaaaaaaaacaaaaagagagaaattaaGTTAACCAagtgtaatttatttattatttatttttgttgttgcaattttgaaataaaattgtgatgCACACATGTACTGAGCTCGGTTGTGGTATTAGCTAGCAAAAGACCTTCCATACGGAGACTTGACATCACTTCGCCACCCACCGGTCACCATCCAATCGCCACCTACCGTCACGCCATTCCGGTGAGTCATATTCATCATCTCGTTTTCCTatgatttctattttgattctcaaactCTCTCTTTAAATTTGAGAACAAAACCCTAAATTGTAGCATAGGAATAGTTATGAGCTAACAAGTGTTTCTTCTGGTTattctttttgttcttcaattCATGCCAAAGcataaaagtttgattttaattgCTCTctgtattaattaattgatattttgatgATAAAGCTGTTTATGGTTTAGGGTTTTGAGTATATTTGCATTGAATTGATCAACTTCATTACCATCTTCACAAATTGATCTTTAATTTCTTAAACAACTTATCACTTTACCTTCAACTCAATTCTAGTCAGAATCAATTCacacaaaatcaatttttctcaccgcagaaccaaacatacAATTGAATGTGTTCTAATATAATTGAATCTGCATACATAGTTGATTCTAACTTGAAGCTAGAAGCTAGAATTTGGTGCTTTTTCCTGCATAATGGATTCTAACTTGAAGCTAGAATTTGATGTTTTTTCCTCCATAGTTGATTTTTAGCCTCAAATTAattattcaacttttttctttttgggtgttaaccctctggttcctaggggaaaggGACCCCGGTGATCTAGAATTCGgccgtgaggtaagtaaagtttggCAAAGAATTGTTCCTAGCAGGAATCAAACTCAGGTTCTTCCGAATGATTTTCTGACTGTAGTACCAAACATACTCTTAATGATGTTTATCACTTTAAAATAAATGTAGAAAAGCAAGAATGAAAGAACTAATGGCTAAGTCACATTGTAGAAAAGATGACTTAGCTCGAGGGACACTGTCACTTAGCCATCTTTTATTTCATTCTTGCTTTTCCACATTTATATTAAAGTGATGAACATCATTAAGTtgtttaagaaataaaaaatcaatttgaaaaGAAGATTGTTTGGGTGGATAAAGTTGTATATAAAGATCCATAATGGATAATGCAACACTTTACTGAACCTCACCATGATGGTGGTTTTATTGCATTGGACCATTCTCTTTTCTTTAGGAACATTTAAGTcattctactaatttttttaggCAAACTGTAGGATATAGGAGGAGTCAAGGAATCTAAAGGCATATTTTTCCCTTAGTTAGTTACACGATCCAATACTACCAAATGCCCCATGTCTTGTATATCCAAATGTAAGATAAACTATAGGGCTTTatgttttaacttttgtaaCTTCTAAATAAGAACAAAAGTACTCAACTTGGTTTATCTCTGTTTTATCATTGGTAAACATATGCATCTGTTGTGCTGCTGTGTTCTTATACATTCATTATACTGCATATAACTGTTATTTGTTCAATCATCATCAAGATAAAGATAAACTGAAAATAAACATGGATTTGGTTTCATTGGAATTAAAAATGTAATACTATGTATGTCTTGTAGGGACATAGGAGTTCTGAAATTGTAAGGCTGAAGATTTGACTTGTCGAGCAAGATGAGGCTGTTAACACACAATATGCTATCTTCAAACATTAAGGGTGTGGTGAATGGATTTCCATTACGAATAGAAGCCGAGAAAGTGGTGGAAAAGAATGTGGAAATGAATGGTGACTTTTTGAAAAAGATGTTTGAGAAGATTGAGTGGAAGGCTTTTGTGGAAGCATCACGGGGAATGGGGTACACCGAACTACCTGAGGAGGCTGACACTTCCATGCTGGATTCAGATGAATTTCTGAGCCGGTTTCACCATGCCCTCTTGGAACTCCATCTTGAAGAAGGTGCTCTTGTTTGCCCAGAGACCGGACGACGCTTCCCCGTCAAAAAGGGCATTCCAAATATGCTTCTTCACGAGGATGAAGTCTGAAATTTTGTAATTAGCTGATTAACACCCTCCTCTGGTTGCCGGTAATGGAAAGAAATCAACTGCAGTTAGGATTTGTTGTTTTAATCGAGTTTACCTCGTATATGTTGACAGATGTTGTATGGCTGCATTTTTGGACTATTGTTTGATAATTTCACTATTCCCAACTGCATGTTATATAGAACTGTAACTGGAGCATCAtagtgttttgattttgatgagtttgttattccttttgattttttttttgccatttgTGGTTATCATCGAGGACCCCCTTCTATCGAAAAAATTCAGCATACATTCAGGGGTAAACATGAAAATTACCGCGACAAACATAAGATATTAACAATATTGgcaatgtgtcaaaaaaaaaaaacaatattggAGCATTCTAACATTGGGTTCGTCTGGGCTTGTCTCTGGTTTATGCTCGTGCTCATTCATAAGCTacattttgatgttttctctcctcgacccccgtgaatcttttatccccctgagtttccaattttgcccttgaaaaaacttcggttcgtagaaaccgaagtttttttttgccttgaaaacaaatttcggtttttaaaaaccgaaatttactctaaatttgcactagaaaaaattcggtttatgcgaaccgaatttttctacaagggcaaaattagaatattgggggtataaaagattcatgggaggggggaagagaaaacatcctaCATTTTTGCAATTTGGTTTCGCGTCCATAGGCAGTTTCTTGGATTGTGATGCATGTATGATTGCTTGTTGGATCTTTAccttttttattgattttaacaCTTTTTGTTGTAGTTTGTTTTTACTAGACCACGTTGATGACACCAGTTAAGGAACATAATATAGCAAAATAatcttgaaatttgtgtaatctattttttcaaaatatagaaaaaaataatttcaatacaaaatttatctcttttgattttcttaaccaTTTTTTCaagggcactatttagcattgaCCTTAGGGggcgtttgtttcaaggttgttAATTTTACTCCCAGGAATCATATTCTCAGGAAATAATAATGGGAACTTTATTCCcaggtattttaaaaaaaacatgtttggttcATATTAACTACATTCCTAGGAATTACTGATAAAAGTGGgtaaaagagaagttattggaagttatttaaaatgtattccCATTTTCATGGGAACTTTTCTTTCCCACTCATTTCCTTGGGAATAAAATCATGGgaataagagaagttattggaagttattttattccaaggAAATTTCATATCCAGGAATAATTTCATGTCAACCTTGTAACAAACATGGGTATATTTATTCAAACCCATATATTCCCAGGAATATTATTCCTAAccttgaaacaaaaaaattatattttgaatataaaaCCGTCTTCAATGGtggatatttattttttaagtatcagtacctaataggtactaccattggagcaaaaccTAAATACAtactagttctacaataagaaAGTGGtacttatataatttttgtgggacctaTTTATAATGTAGAGTTATTGAAGAGATGTGTTATTGGTGAGACTTATAAAATAAGATAAGCCCCAAATTTTGGCCCTATTTGATGAAGTtccaaattttgaaaaatcCAGTTCCCACCCCtcgtgtttcttttctacctcatgcgttttcatttttgtccttgGATAAATatttcggaacgcgttttccaatttttatttttgccttgaaaaaaacttcggaatatattttatgaatttttcctgaatttatatattatatatacgtAAGATAATTACACTTAAATGGAAGGTAAACGAGTAACAAGCTACGCCGCTAACcctttttgaatggcaaaaccAATCCTCTTAAATACTATATCTAGAGACCTAGGAGACACCACATTACTATGCATGACTCTTTGGactcttttcaaaatattttttttttgaaaacttggtatccggccttaggaccgactaatccaaggggaccaatcccaccgcccacttgcgggggtcccatttaaagccagagtttttttactctatatggacttagcccaccaaaattggcactagtgggaatcgaacctgagaccttgagaggagcatactccaaggccccaagccaacaccactcgaccaaccccaagtgggttctcttttcaaaatattcacaGCATCTGGTGCTAGGAAATcaaatttttcctgaatttgaacttgAAAACTTCGAAAAACGCATTCCAAAGTTTTTAACaagacaaaaatgaaaaaacaggaggtagaaaagaaacaagagaggtgggaagagaaaaaatttccaaattttGGCCCCTACTAAGTCCACTAAATTTGAACCCCGGTTGCATTATTTTGTTGGCCCCTTATTTGAAAATTGCTCTTTAGGCCCCATGTTGCTTTTAGACccccaaaaacccaaaatacCTATGAATTAATGTTTGGAA
Coding sequences within it:
- the LOC123899968 gene encoding multifunctional methyltransferase subunit TRM112 homolog A-like, coding for MRLLTHNMLSSNIKGVVNGFPLRIEAEKVVEKNVEMNGDFLKKMFEKIEWKAFVEASRGMGYTELPEEADTSMLDSDEFLSRFHHALLELHLEEGALVCPETGRRFPVKKGIPNMLLHEDEV